The following is a genomic window from Bacteroidia bacterium.
AGAGGAAAGCCCGGTTGCTAACCTGCTTGACAGACATCTCATCCAACTTTGTACGAAAGAGCGATTCCTCGAACTGATACATGATTACCTGCTCTTCGACGCCGGGACGAAAAAACTCTGCCGTCACAACCAGTACTTCGCCGTTCGGTCTGCACAGGAATATGTGCGGAAGCGCGAGGGCGGCATCATCTGGAACACGCAGGGCTCGGGCAAAAGTCTCATCATGGTATGGCTGGCCAAATGGTTGAGTGAGAATATCACCGGAGCGCGCGTACTGATCATTACGGACCGCACCGAGCTTGACGAGCAGATCGAAAGTGTATTCGAGGGTGTCAAAGAACATATCCACCGCACGAAAAGCGGTGACGACCTCATTTCCCGCCTGAACGCAACCACTCCATGGTTGATTTGCTCGCTCATTCATAAATTCGGGAACAAGGAAGAGGGGGTTGAGGTCGGCGACATCGAGAAGTACATCGAAGATGTGCGCAAATCGCTGCCTCCCGGATTCTCACCCAAGGGCGATCTGTTTGTGTTCGTCGACGAGTGTCATCGCACACAAAGTGGCGAGCTCCACAAAGCGATGAAGGCGATACTTCCGGGTGCCGTGATGATAGGCTTCACGGGTACGCCTCTTCTGCAAGCGGACAAGAAGCGCAGCATCGAGATATTCGGCGGTTACATCCATACCTACAAGTTCAACGAGGCCGTGCAGGATGGTGTGGTTCTGGATTTGCGGTACGAAGCACGCGAGATCGATCAGAACATCACGTCGCAGGAAAAAATTGATCAGTGGTTTGAAGCGAAAACCAGCGGCCTTACAGATCTCGCGAAAGCGCAGCTGAAGCAGCGTTGGGGTACGATGCAGGCGGTGTTGAGTTCGCAGGACCGGCTCAAGAAAATCGCCGACGACATCATGATGGATATGGAAACACGTAACCGGCTCAAGAGCGGGCGCGGCAATGCCATATTGGTGGCCGGCAGCATCTATCAGGCGTGCAAGCTGTTCGAACTCTTCGACAAGACCGACCTCCATGGCAAATGCGCTATCATCACTTCCTACGTACCGAGCATCGCAAGTATCAAAGGCGAAGAGTCGGGCGAGGGCGAAACGGAGAAATTGAATCAGTACGCCATCTATCAGAAAATGCTGTCCGATTGGTTCAACGATCAGCCTGAAAAAGCTGTGAATCGGGTGGTGGAATTTGAGCGTGTGGTCAAGAAGAAATTCATCGACGAACCAGGACAGATGAAGCTTCTCATCGTCGTGGACAAACTGCTCACCGGTTTCGATGCACCTCCCGCGACCTATCTGTACATCGACAAGCAGATGCGCGATCATGGACTATTCCAGGCCATCTGCCGCGTGAACCGGCTCGACGGCGAGGACAAGGAATACGGCTACATCGTCGATTACAAAGACCTTTTCCGTTCGCTCGAGTCCGCGGTGCAGGAGTACACCAGCGGCGCACTCGATGGCTACGACAAGGACGATGTGGCGGGACTCCTGATCGATAGACTTGCGGCCGCAAGGCAGGATCTGGAGGAGGCGCTTGAGGCCGTCAGGGCTCTGTGCGAGCCTGTGGAGGCTCCCAGAGACCAGCTGGCTTTCCAGCACTACTTCTGCACCAGAGACTCCGGCAACGCCGAGCAGCTCAAGGAGAATGAACCAAAACGCTTGTCGTTGTACAAACTCACCGCGGCGCTGATTCGTGCATACGCGAATATTGCCAACGAGATGAAAGAGGCCGGGTATGGCAAAGCTGAGATTGAGACCCTGAAGGCCGAAGTGGCATTCTACGAAAAAGTGCGCGACGAAGTAAAGCTCGCGAGTGGCGACTACATCGACATGAAAATGTATGAACCGGCGATGCGCCATTTGATCGACACCTATATCCGTGCAGAGGAGAGTGAGAAAGTCTCGGCCTTTGACGATATGTCGCTCGTCGAATTGATCGTGCAGCGGGGTCCCGAGGTCGTGAACGTGCTGCCCGATGGATTGCGGAAAAATGAAACCGCCACAGCCGAGACCATCGAGAACAACGTACGCAAGCTCATCATCGATGAACATCCGATCAATCCGAAGTACTACGACAGGATGTCGGAATTGCTGGATGCGCTCATTCTGCAGCGCAAGCAGGAGGCGATCGACTATCAGGAATACCTCGCGAAGATCGTGGAGTTGACCAGGCAGGCAAAGAATCCTGCGACCGGAGAGAGCTATCCGGCGACCATCAACACGTCAGCGAAGCGTGCACTGTTCTACAATCTTGGTAAGGACGAAAAGCTCACTCTCGACGTTGATACTGCAGTCATGGAAAGCCGGCAGGATGATTGGAGGAACAACCGCTTCAAGCTCTTGAAAGTGAAGTACGCCATCGGTGCTGTACTGAACGACGAAGAACTGACCGACAAGACACTCGACTTGGTGAAGAATCAGATTGAATACTGATCGTCATTATATCACAGTGAGCGGCATCAGCGTCGAAATCGTACGCAAAGCCATCAAGAATCTGCATCTGGGTGTGTACCCTCCGCACGGCCGTGTACGCGTCGCAGCACCGTTAACGGTCAGCGATGAAGCCGTACGTCTCGCCGTCATCGGCAAACTGGGATGGATCAAACGTCAGCAGTCGAAATTCGAAGGACAATCCCGGCAGTCCCGCCGCGAGATGGTCACC
Proteins encoded in this region:
- a CDS encoding HsdR family type I site-specific deoxyribonuclease, with amino-acid sequence MDAVGQREKKTQQRVVTLFRDTLGYEYLGDWTDREGNSNIEAEYLQAFLLKSGYDENLIKRALYSVTKEAGDTSKSLYDRNHAVYDLLRYGVKVKPAVGEHTIDVWLIDWKIPENNHFAIAEEVTVEAKDEKAHSKRPDIVLYINGIAMGVLELKRSTVSVAAGIRQNLDNQKKIFIQHFFSTMQLVMAGNDTEGLRYGTIETPEKYYQTWKEESPVANLLDRHLIQLCTKERFLELIHDYLLFDAGTKKLCRHNQYFAVRSAQEYVRKREGGIIWNTQGSGKSLIMVWLAKWLSENITGARVLIITDRTELDEQIESVFEGVKEHIHRTKSGDDLISRLNATTPWLICSLIHKFGNKEEGVEVGDIEKYIEDVRKSLPPGFSPKGDLFVFVDECHRTQSGELHKAMKAILPGAVMIGFTGTPLLQADKKRSIEIFGGYIHTYKFNEAVQDGVVLDLRYEAREIDQNITSQEKIDQWFEAKTSGLTDLAKAQLKQRWGTMQAVLSSQDRLKKIADDIMMDMETRNRLKSGRGNAILVAGSIYQACKLFELFDKTDLHGKCAIITSYVPSIASIKGEESGEGETEKLNQYAIYQKMLSDWFNDQPEKAVNRVVEFERVVKKKFIDEPGQMKLLIVVDKLLTGFDAPPATYLYIDKQMRDHGLFQAICRVNRLDGEDKEYGYIVDYKDLFRSLESAVQEYTSGALDGYDKDDVAGLLIDRLAAARQDLEEALEAVRALCEPVEAPRDQLAFQHYFCTRDSGNAEQLKENEPKRLSLYKLTAALIRAYANIANEMKEAGYGKAEIETLKAEVAFYEKVRDEVKLASGDYIDMKMYEPAMRHLIDTYIRAEESEKVSAFDDMSLVELIVQRGPEVVNVLPDGLRKNETATAETIENNVRKLIIDEHPINPKYYDRMSELLDALILQRKQEAIDYQEYLAKIVELTRQAKNPATGESYPATINTSAKRALFYNLGKDEKLTLDVDTAVMESRQDDWRNNRFKLLKVKYAIGAVLNDEELTDKTLDLVKNQIEY